In the Fusarium oxysporum f. sp. lycopersici 4287 chromosome 9, whole genome shotgun sequence genome, one interval contains:
- a CDS encoding guanine nucleotide-binding protein subunit alpha (At least one base has a quality score < 10) produces MGCGMSTEEKEGKARNEEIENQLKRDKMMQRNEIKMLLLGAGESGKSTILKQMKLIHEGGYSRDERESFKEIIFSNTVQSMRVILEAMESLELPLEDQRMEYHVQTIFMQPAQIEGDVLPPEVGSAIEALWKDRGVQECFKRSREYQLNDSARYYFDNIARIAAPDYMPNDQDVLRSRVKTTGITETTFIIGDLTYRMFDVGGQRSERKKWIHCFENVTTILFLVAISEYDQLLFEDETVNRMQEALTLFDSICNSRWFIKTSIILFLNKIDRFKEKLPVSPMKNYFPDYEGGDDYAAACDYILNRFVSLNQHETKQIYTHFTCATDTTQIRFVMAAVNDIIIQENLRLCGLI; encoded by the exons ATGGGCTGCGGAATGAGCacagaggagaaggagggcaAGGCCCGGaatgaggagattgagaacCAGCTCAAGCGCGACAAGATGATGCAGCGAAACGAGATCAAGATGCTTCTGCTCG GTGCTGGTGAATCTGGAAAGTCCACCATCCTCAAGCAGATGAAGCTCATTCACGAGGGAGGCTACTCACGCGACGAGCGGGAATCCTTCAAGGaaatcatcttcagcaacacCGTTCAGTCAATGCGTGTTATCCTCGAGGCTATGGAGTCTCTCGAGCTTCCGCTTGAGGACCAGCGCATGGAGTACCACGTTCAGACCATCTTCATGCAACCCGCTCAGATCGAAGGCGATGTCCTCCCCCCCGAGGTTGGCAGCGCCATCGAGGCTTTGTGGAAGGATCGTGGTGTGCAAGAATGTTTCAAGCGATCTCGCGAGTACCAGCTTAACGACTCAGCCCGATA CTACTTCGACAACATTGCTCGCATTGCTGCTCCTGATTACATGCCTAACGACCAGGATGTCCTCCGATCTCGTGTCAAGACCACCGGTATTACTGAGACCACATTCATCATCGGCGACCTCACATACAGAATGTTCGACGTCGGTGGTCAAAGATCCGAGCGAAAGAAGTGGATTCACTGCTTCGAGAACGTCACCACCATTCTTTTCTTGGTTGCCATCTCCGAGTACGATCAGCTCCTCTTTGAGGATGAGACTGTCAACCGAATGCAGGAGGCTCTCACTCTCTTCGATTCCATCTGCAACTCAAGGTGGTTCATCAAGACATCGATCATTCTGttcctcaacaagatcgatcgtttcaaggagaagctgcCTGTCAGCCCCATGAAGAACTACTTCCCTGACTACGAGGGCGGTGACGACTATGCCGCGGCTTGCGATTACATCCTCAACCGTTTCGTCAGCTTGAACCAACACGAGACCAAGCAGATCTATACCCACTTCACCTGCGCAACCGATACCACTCAGATCCGCTTCGTCATGGCGGCTGTCAACG atatcatcatccaagAGAACCTGCGTCTCTGTGGTCTTATCTAA